From Alosa sapidissima isolate fAloSap1 chromosome 2, fAloSap1.pri, whole genome shotgun sequence, one genomic window encodes:
- the LOC121697301 gene encoding uncharacterized protein LOC121697301, which translates to MWGSKWERLRREVLKKRHENGGKGLPDPHLFLGAHFTALHIKYATTPSGDSKTATLARFWMGSYLRKLKVLKTDLKRPVAFNLPPQYVFIKKFLMRLDLEGQDVTILTNAKTLVSLVQDREAVSPVPGLTLSEAKQAWRNAAHPALQNKLKDLAWMALHEVLPVRAVMHSRGMAKTNTCPRPGCGQPETVRHLLWECGVARDLWADTGPLQCPSLPAGEVPPSYQLVVSGVGQGATTIPAADFAALWLTLNSFKAALWTSRNLLVGKRVTVPLPALRRLATSTRQEAPRVAIRRRGPGAQAEGSRPPRLLAPADAPPLSPSRDGAAGGGEDLHWAHPRLPRSSGERGGASC; encoded by the coding sequence atgtggggGTCCAAGTGGGAAAGACTCAGAAGGGAGGTCCTGAAAAAAAGACACGAAAATGGAGGAAAGGGCCTCCCGGACCCCCACCTGTTTTTAGGAGCCCATTTCACCGCCCTCCACATCAAGTATGCGACGACCCCATCCGGAGACAGTAAGACAGCGACCCTAGCCCGCTTCTGGATGGGGTCGTACCTGAGAAAGCTGAAAGTTTTAAAAACAGATCTTAAACGTCCAGTTGCTTTTAACCTGCCCCCACAATATGTTTTTATCAAAAAGTTTTTAATGAGATTGGACTTAGAGGGGCAGGATGTCACTATTTTAACTAATGCAAAAACTCTTGTCTCTCTTGTGCAGGACCGGGAAGCAGTGAGCCCCGTTCCCGGCCTCACACTCAGTGAGGCCAAGCAGGCTTGGAGGAACGCTGCCCACCCCGCCCTCCAGAACAAGCTGAAGGACCTGGCGTGGATGGCGCTCCATGAGGTCCTCCCGGTCAGAGCCGTGATGCACTCCCGGGGCATGGCCAAAACCAACACCTGCCCGCGGCCAGGATGCGGCCAACCTGAGACCGTGCGGCACCTGCTCTGGGAGTGCGGCGTGGCGAGGGACCTGTGGGCCGATACCGGCCCTCTGCAATGCCCGAGCCTGCCAGCAGGGGAGGTCCCCCCAAGCTACCAGCTTGTGGTCAGCGGGGTGGGCCAGGGCGCCACCACCATCCCAGCCGCCGACTTCGCCGCGCTTTGGCTCACCCTAAACAGCTTTAAAGCCGCACTGTGGACCTCCCGCAACCTGCTGGTGGGGAAGCGCGTGACGGTGCCCCTGCCAGCGTTACGGCGGCTGGCGACATCTACGCGGCAGGAGGCGCCGCGCGTCGCCATTCGGAGGAGGGGGCCGGGGGCTCAAGCAGAAGGTTCCCGCCCCCCACGGCTGCTGGCTCCCGCCGACGCACCCCCACTATCACCATCACGGGACGGAGCAGCGGGCGGAGGGGAGGACCTCCACTGGGCGCATCCGCGCTTGCCTCGCTCTTCTGGAGAGCGGGGTGGAGCCTCTTGTTAG